A genomic stretch from Thermodesulfatator atlanticus DSM 21156 includes:
- a CDS encoding TVP38/TMEM64 family protein, with translation MHISSLWEWFHFFWENPEVLRETIEDYGALAPLVFIAIQALQVVFAPLPGEVTGFVAGYLFGAFWGFVYAMIGIALGSSIAFFLARKFRHFFGKRLARSPHFLKLERFMQQRGIIAAFLCYLFPGFPKDYLNYFLGLFPIPFRIFLLIMIIGRIPGTLALALQGASLYERNWIMFAIIAGISAFLLGLFYWKRNSIYQYLDKNAHSIS, from the coding sequence ATGCATATATCTTCCCTTTGGGAATGGTTCCATTTTTTTTGGGAAAATCCCGAAGTATTACGAGAAACTATTGAAGATTATGGGGCTCTTGCCCCTCTCGTTTTTATCGCTATTCAGGCCTTACAGGTAGTTTTTGCTCCCCTTCCCGGAGAAGTTACAGGCTTTGTGGCAGGTTATCTTTTCGGAGCCTTTTGGGGCTTTGTCTATGCCATGATTGGTATTGCCTTAGGTTCTTCAATAGCCTTTTTTCTTGCCCGAAAATTCCGTCATTTTTTCGGAAAACGTTTGGCCAGGTCCCCACATTTCCTGAAGCTTGAAAGATTCATGCAACAAAGGGGTATTATAGCTGCATTTTTGTGCTATTTGTTTCCCGGATTTCCCAAAGACTATCTGAATTATTTTTTAGGGCTTTTTCCCATTCCTTTTCGCATCTTTTTGCTGATAATGATTATAGGCCGTATTCCCGGGACTTTAGCCTTAGCCTTACAAGGTGCTTCACTTTACGAACGCAACTGGATAATGTTTGCTATCATCGCAGGGATAAGCGCTTTTCTTTTGGGACTTTTTTACTGGAAGAGAAATAGTATTTACCAATACCTGGACAAAAATGCCCATAGCATATCTTGA
- a CDS encoding QcrA and Rieske domain-containing protein, with translation MNSSRRNFLKLLGKVFLGGLFLTGIGVASGLIPRPPLKVFLKKESLKKKEIYIGEDFFLVLKDPKKPLALSRRCPHLGCTVNYDPQHNLFICPCHQSRFTTSGRYLSGPAKRDLFPLAAKVTEGGIIIELPG, from the coding sequence ATGAATTCTTCGCGACGGAACTTTTTAAAGCTACTGGGAAAAGTCTTCTTGGGTGGGCTTTTTCTTACGGGAATCGGCGTGGCCTCAGGTCTTATTCCAAGGCCCCCTCTCAAGGTGTTCCTGAAAAAGGAATCCCTTAAGAAGAAAGAAATTTACATTGGCGAAGATTTCTTTCTGGTGCTTAAAGACCCTAAAAAACCCCTTGCACTTTCGCGCCGCTGCCCCCATCTAGGGTGCACGGTAAATTACGACCCCCAACACAATCTTTTTATCTGTCCTTGCCATCAAAGCCGTTTTACCACAAGTGGGCGCTATCTTTCAGGGCCAGCCAAAAGGGATCTCTTTCCTCTGGCAGCCAAGGTTACTGAAGGAGGAATTATCATTGAACTACCAGGCTAG
- the pstS gene encoding phosphate ABC transporter substrate-binding protein PstS produces the protein MRKWLLVLLLVLFSVTGVQAAKLTLLGAGATFPYPLYSKWFDVYYKKTGVQVNYQAIGSGGGIRQLLARTVDFGATDAPMKDSDLAKAPAQILHMPTTLGAVAVAFNVPGVTELKLTPKVLVDIFLGKITRWNDPAIKAINPGVKFPDLPIIVARRSDSSGTTYIFTDYLCKVSNEWCEKVGRGKSVRWPVGMGGKGNPGVAGLIRQIPGTIGYIEIAYAIKNHIPVAAIQNKAGKFVKPTLESISAAANVDIPDDTRCSLTNTDAPNGYPISSFTWLIFYKEQNYNGRSYKRAKELVKLLWWCIHDAQKYNEKLLYGRLPAKAVEKAERIVKSVTYNGKPLL, from the coding sequence ATGCGTAAGTGGTTACTTGTTTTACTGTTGGTGCTTTTTAGTGTTACGGGGGTTCAGGCTGCTAAGCTTACCCTTTTAGGTGCTGGGGCAACTTTCCCTTATCCGCTTTATTCTAAGTGGTTTGACGTTTACTACAAAAAGACTGGTGTTCAGGTAAACTACCAGGCTATTGGGTCTGGTGGCGGAATTCGTCAGCTTCTTGCCCGCACAGTTGACTTCGGTGCTACCGACGCTCCCATGAAAGATTCTGACCTTGCCAAGGCTCCTGCTCAAATTCTCCACATGCCCACTACTTTGGGAGCTGTCGCAGTTGCTTTTAATGTTCCCGGCGTGACCGAACTTAAGCTCACCCCTAAGGTATTGGTTGATATCTTTCTTGGCAAAATAACTAGATGGAATGATCCTGCTATCAAGGCCATTAATCCGGGCGTCAAATTTCCCGATCTTCCTATCATCGTTGCCCGTCGTTCTGATTCCTCTGGAACAACCTATATTTTTACCGACTACCTTTGCAAAGTAAGCAATGAATGGTGTGAAAAAGTAGGCCGCGGCAAATCCGTACGCTGGCCTGTAGGTATGGGTGGTAAAGGGAACCCCGGTGTGGCCGGTCTTATCAGACAAATCCCCGGAACCATTGGCTACATTGAAATTGCCTATGCTATTAAGAACCATATTCCTGTAGCCGCTATCCAGAACAAAGCAGGCAAGTTTGTCAAACCTACTTTGGAATCCATTTCTGCTGCAGCTAACGTAGATATCCCAGATGACACTCGTTGTTCTTTGACCAACACCGATGCCCCTAACGGTTATCCCATCTCTTCTTTTACTTGGCTTATCTTTTACAAAGAACAAAATTACAATGGTCGCTCTTACAAACGTGCCAAGGAGCTTGTAAAACTTCTCTGGTGGTGCATCCACGATGCCCAAAAGTACAACGAAAAACTTCTTTATGGGCGTCTTCCTGCCAAAGCTGTTGAAAAAGCTGAACGCATAGTTAAAAGCGTAACCTATAATGGCAAGCCCCTTCTTTAA
- a CDS encoding sigma-54-dependent transcriptional regulator translates to MKAKILIIEDDQPQAKILGDYLRHKEYDVACALNANEGKQLLCQENFDLVILDWRLPDEDGLSLLSWIKDKFPLLQVIMLTAFATVERAVEAIKKGAYHYLTKPVNLEELTLIIDKALKELRLAREVELLKARLAELSPPEAPDIIAESPKMREILRLVSKVAQTEATVLILGESGTGKEVIANLVHRLSPRAKAPFVKVNCAAIPEGLLESELFGHERGAFTGADKSKPGLFEIADGGSIFLDEIGDLPLALQAKLLRVLQEGVIRRIGALREIKVNVRIIAATNKDLEEMVKEGLFREDLFWRLNVFSVKLPPLRERKEDILPLCRFFLAKFSQKHGKTIKDFSREALDVLLSHHFPGNVRELENIIERAVILADQDIITLDDLPPLLRGEKKEDQASILYSLPLPEAVALLESTRIKQAMEEAHGVKIKAAELLGISERVLRYKLGKYGLAPSED, encoded by the coding sequence ATGAAGGCTAAAATCCTCATAATAGAAGATGATCAACCCCAGGCCAAGATTCTTGGCGATTATCTGCGCCATAAGGAATATGATGTTGCCTGTGCGCTTAATGCCAATGAAGGCAAACAACTTCTTTGTCAGGAAAATTTTGATTTAGTAATCCTTGATTGGCGGCTACCTGATGAAGACGGCTTGAGTCTTCTTTCCTGGATTAAAGACAAATTTCCCCTGCTCCAGGTAATAATGCTTACCGCGTTTGCCACGGTTGAACGAGCAGTCGAGGCCATCAAAAAGGGCGCCTATCACTATCTTACCAAGCCTGTAAATCTTGAAGAGCTAACTTTGATCATAGACAAGGCCCTTAAAGAACTAAGGCTTGCCCGGGAAGTTGAGCTTTTAAAGGCAAGGCTTGCCGAGCTATCCCCTCCTGAAGCGCCAGATATCATTGCTGAAAGCCCCAAAATGCGCGAAATTTTGCGCCTAGTCTCCAAAGTCGCCCAGACAGAAGCCACCGTACTTATCCTCGGGGAATCAGGGACAGGCAAAGAGGTAATTGCTAATCTCGTTCACAGGCTAAGCCCTCGCGCAAAAGCGCCTTTTGTCAAGGTAAATTGCGCGGCTATCCCTGAAGGCCTACTTGAATCAGAATTATTTGGCCACGAACGCGGGGCCTTTACCGGGGCAGACAAAAGCAAACCCGGGCTTTTTGAAATAGCTGACGGAGGAAGCATATTTCTCGATGAGATTGGCGACCTTCCCCTTGCGCTTCAAGCCAAACTATTGCGCGTGCTGCAAGAGGGGGTAATCAGACGCATAGGTGCGCTGCGTGAAATAAAAGTAAACGTACGCATCATCGCTGCCACCAACAAAGACTTAGAAGAAATGGTCAAAGAAGGCCTTTTTAGAGAAGACCTCTTCTGGCGCTTGAACGTATTTTCCGTAAAACTGCCCCCGCTTCGTGAGCGCAAAGAAGACATCTTGCCCCTTTGTCGTTTTTTCCTGGCAAAATTCTCCCAAAAACACGGCAAAACAATCAAAGACTTTAGCCGCGAAGCTTTAGACGTACTGCTTTCCCATCACTTTCCTGGAAACGTGCGAGAATTAGAAAACATCATTGAACGTGCGGTTATCCTGGCAGACCAGGACATTATCACACTAGATGATCTTCCCCCTCTTCTTCGTGGAGAGAAAAAAGAAGACCAGGCGTCTATTTTGTATTCGTTACCCTTGCCTGAAGCAGTGGCACTCCTTGAAAGCACCCGTATTAAACAAGCCATGGAAGAAGCCCACGGGGTGAAAATCAAGGCTGCAGAACTCCTTGGCATCTCTGAACGAGTCTTGAGATACAAGCTTGGTAAATATGGCCTTGCTCCTTCTGAAGATTAA
- a CDS encoding cytochrome b N-terminal domain-containing protein: MNYQARSFIAWASAASLVLAIVSGIFLAFPFRPEIPLISTVGIEGVVPFGDFMRSFHFYTGQLAFLTLVVHIVESLLSASYEKKTWLSWTLLVASFPVTVFALFSGYVIRGDEIGASAGHIAESLVLEIPFFGSVLNHIILAVTEEGIHRTYMAHICFSFLLLIALMAWHFRLTRLKLEDLAFWAVIAMLPTMFYPPILRPVNPDLSVLGPWFFVGIQELLRHFPPFYAGIIFPAIPILALVFFKKFPRACAMVLIAWHSLYLILSVIGFSR, encoded by the coding sequence TTGAACTACCAGGCTAGGTCTTTTATTGCCTGGGCCTCAGCGGCTTCTCTGGTGCTGGCCATCGTAAGTGGCATATTCCTGGCCTTCCCCTTCCGCCCAGAAATCCCTCTTATTTCAACTGTGGGCATAGAAGGCGTTGTTCCTTTTGGGGATTTTATGAGGAGCTTTCATTTTTATACAGGCCAACTTGCCTTTTTAACGTTAGTTGTCCATATCGTGGAAAGCCTTCTTTCCGCAAGCTATGAAAAAAAGACCTGGCTTTCCTGGACACTTCTGGTGGCCTCTTTTCCGGTAACAGTATTTGCCCTTTTTTCAGGATATGTAATCAGGGGGGACGAAATCGGGGCCTCAGCAGGGCATATTGCCGAAAGTCTTGTTCTAGAAATTCCCTTTTTTGGCAGCGTTTTGAACCACATTATTCTGGCTGTAACCGAAGAAGGCATCCATCGCACCTACATGGCTCATATTTGCTTTTCCTTTTTGCTCCTGATAGCCCTTATGGCCTGGCATTTTCGCCTAACACGCTTAAAACTCGAAGACCTTGCCTTCTGGGCAGTGATAGCGATGCTCCCTACGATGTTTTATCCTCCTATTCTCAGGCCGGTAAATCCTGATCTCTCCGTACTTGGCCCGTGGTTTTTCGTGGGAATCCAAGAGCTTTTAAGGCATTTTCCGCCTTTTTATGCAGGGATCATCTTTCCAGCTATCCCTATTTTGGCCCTGGTATTTTTCAAAAAATTCCCCAGGGCCTGTGCTATGGTATTAATAGCCTGGCATAGCCTATATCTCATACTTTCGGTGATAGGCTTTAGTCGATGA
- the cysS gene encoding cysteine--tRNA ligase — protein sequence MGKKYGNILDLIGNTPLAPIRRIRSNPRVTILAKIESFNPGGSVKDRIALSMIETAEQSGELTREKTIIEASSGNTGIGLALVSAVKGYRCLIAMSEGASLERRKIMQAYGAEILLTPAEKSTDGAIEAVYELAREYPDKYYLTDQFNNPANWKAHYYGTGPEIWRDTEGKVTHVVAGMGTTGTLMGIARFFRDKKLPVKVIGLEPNPGHRLQGLKNMKESYPPGIFQKQLLDEIMNVPDEESFELARRLAREEGIFVGMSSGAALYGALELAKRIKEGVIVAIFPDGGERYLSTPLWSFENLPDEGPKFNNTLTRKVERFTPINEAKVGIYTCGPTVNRRPHLGLYRRMMTADLLKRYLMFKGYEVTHVINITDYDDKTIKASFEEGLPLKELTKKIEKDFFEDLKTLGILPATYFPRASEHIDEMISVTRRLIEKGFAYVRHGSVYFDVSKLKDYGLLSKADLAKLKRGATVDLEEYDKDDPLDFTLFKRATLQELKQGLYVETEWGKVRPGWHIQCAAMSLKYLGEEFDIHTSGTDLIFPHHEDEIAIAKALTGKIPARYWLHSALVSTAGKKMSFSAGNAVTIPELLEQGFSPREIRYFLLRTHYRKPLNFSLKALKDAQKALHGLDAFMVLLSREPSGKTSYPVDQLVENFLNQFEEALDDDLNVSRALAVLFEFTNRLEPILAKEGLDQEDFERVKDALEKINTVFGIIRFAKPATDQEVLTLLEKREEARQKGSFEEADKIREELKAQGFWLIDTPRGSIAASFPDED from the coding sequence ATGGGAAAAAAATACGGAAACATATTAGACCTTATCGGGAATACTCCTTTGGCACCCATCCGGCGTATCCGAAGCAACCCCCGGGTGACCATTCTTGCCAAAATCGAATCTTTTAACCCTGGGGGTTCAGTTAAAGACCGCATTGCCCTTTCCATGATTGAGACCGCGGAGCAGTCCGGCGAACTCACCAGGGAAAAAACCATAATCGAAGCATCAAGCGGAAACACCGGCATCGGCCTTGCCCTGGTCTCCGCGGTAAAGGGCTATCGTTGCTTGATAGCCATGAGCGAAGGGGCCTCTCTTGAACGCCGCAAAATCATGCAGGCCTATGGTGCCGAAATCTTACTTACCCCGGCAGAAAAAAGCACTGACGGTGCTATCGAAGCCGTCTATGAACTTGCCAGAGAGTACCCTGACAAATATTATCTTACCGACCAATTTAATAATCCTGCTAACTGGAAGGCCCATTATTACGGAACCGGCCCCGAAATCTGGCGTGACACAGAAGGTAAAGTCACCCATGTGGTAGCAGGCATGGGCACCACAGGAACCCTTATGGGCATAGCCCGGTTTTTCCGTGATAAAAAGCTCCCGGTAAAGGTCATTGGGCTTGAACCAAATCCTGGTCACCGACTTCAGGGCCTCAAAAACATGAAGGAATCCTATCCCCCGGGCATCTTCCAGAAACAGCTTCTTGACGAAATTATGAACGTTCCCGATGAAGAATCTTTTGAACTTGCCAGAAGGCTTGCCAGAGAAGAAGGCATATTTGTGGGTATGAGCTCAGGGGCAGCCCTTTACGGAGCCCTTGAGCTTGCTAAACGGATCAAAGAAGGTGTCATAGTTGCCATTTTCCCTGATGGTGGCGAACGCTATCTCTCAACACCACTCTGGTCCTTTGAAAACCTCCCGGATGAAGGGCCAAAATTCAACAACACCCTTACGCGCAAAGTCGAAAGATTTACTCCTATAAACGAAGCAAAAGTAGGCATTTACACCTGTGGCCCTACGGTTAACCGCAGGCCTCATCTCGGACTTTACCGTCGCATGATGACGGCTGACCTCCTTAAGCGCTACCTCATGTTCAAGGGCTACGAAGTAACCCACGTGATAAACATCACCGACTATGACGACAAAACCATTAAGGCCTCTTTTGAAGAAGGCCTACCCTTGAAAGAACTTACCAAAAAAATAGAAAAAGACTTTTTTGAAGACTTAAAAACTCTTGGTATCCTGCCCGCCACTTACTTCCCCAGGGCCAGTGAACACATCGACGAAATGATAAGCGTAACCCGCAGGTTGATTGAAAAAGGGTTTGCCTACGTGCGGCACGGCTCTGTATATTTCGACGTCTCTAAACTCAAAGACTACGGCCTTCTTTCTAAGGCTGATCTTGCCAAGCTCAAACGCGGTGCAACGGTTGACCTGGAAGAATACGACAAAGACGACCCCCTTGATTTCACCCTCTTTAAAAGGGCCACCCTTCAGGAACTCAAACAAGGGCTCTACGTTGAAACAGAATGGGGAAAGGTTCGTCCTGGCTGGCATATCCAGTGCGCGGCCATGTCTTTGAAATACCTCGGAGAAGAATTCGATATTCACACCAGTGGCACCGACCTTATCTTCCCCCATCACGAAGACGAAATCGCCATTGCCAAGGCGTTAACAGGAAAGATCCCAGCGAGATACTGGCTCCACTCTGCCCTTGTCTCTACTGCCGGGAAAAAAATGTCTTTTTCTGCAGGAAATGCAGTAACCATCCCTGAACTCCTGGAACAAGGGTTTTCTCCGCGAGAAATACGTTACTTCTTGCTGAGAACCCACTACCGCAAACCCCTTAACTTTTCTCTTAAGGCCCTTAAGGACGCCCAAAAAGCCCTGCACGGCCTAGATGCTTTTATGGTGCTTCTTTCCCGTGAGCCAAGCGGTAAAACAAGCTATCCCGTTGACCAATTAGTAGAAAACTTTCTTAACCAGTTTGAAGAAGCCCTTGATGACGATTTGAATGTCTCACGGGCTTTAGCAGTGCTCTTTGAGTTTACCAACAGGCTTGAACCAATCCTTGCCAAAGAAGGCCTTGATCAAGAAGACTTCGAAAGGGTAAAAGATGCCCTTGAAAAAATTAATACGGTGTTTGGCATTATTAGATTTGCTAAGCCAGCCACAGACCAAGAAGTATTGACGCTTCTTGAAAAGCGCGAAGAAGCCAGACAAAAAGGAAGCTTCGAAGAAGCTGACAAGATCAGAGAAGAACTTAAGGCTCAAGGATTCTGGCTAATTGACACCCCGCGCGGTTCAATTGCTGCCTCCTTTCCTGATGAGGACTAA
- the larC gene encoding nickel pincer cofactor biosynthesis protein LarC, with protein sequence MPIAYLDLIGGIAGDIFLAALLDAGYPETHLATVLKQLPGGLSLKTENLKINGVSAKKVSIVARTTGVLPQKRTELFSLVDRLPFEKKVLAKAKNILETIFQAEAKVHGEDINQVHLHELSAFDTLADIFGVLGGLSYLKVEEVCASEIPLGRGLIHSRHGILPAPAPATLEILKGLPVKGIPEKKETVTPTGAALLKNLVKVFGPFPEMRISKVGYGAGHQKFDTCPNILRLLVGKKRTTENLSGEKVVELEANIDDKTPEELAFLAEKLFEKGALDVGFTPFFMKKGRPGFKLCILAKPENTNQLVKIFFSEEASLGVRIREIKRKTCPRQIKKISTPWGEISVKFAKAPCDSFKIEFEDLKKLSEQTGIPLIKLKKNIESYLKQHYYKERNNY encoded by the coding sequence ATGCCCATAGCATATCTTGATTTAATAGGCGGTATAGCCGGAGACATCTTTTTAGCAGCACTTTTAGATGCAGGATACCCAGAAACCCATCTTGCCACTGTCCTTAAACAACTGCCAGGTGGCCTTTCCCTTAAAACCGAAAATTTAAAAATAAACGGCGTAAGTGCTAAGAAAGTAAGTATTGTTGCTAGAACGACTGGCGTACTTCCCCAAAAAAGAACTGAACTTTTTTCCCTGGTTGACAGGCTACCTTTTGAGAAAAAAGTCCTGGCAAAGGCCAAAAATATACTTGAAACTATTTTTCAAGCAGAAGCTAAGGTTCACGGAGAAGACATTAATCAGGTTCATCTCCATGAACTCTCAGCGTTTGACACCTTGGCAGACATTTTCGGGGTGCTAGGGGGACTTAGTTATCTAAAAGTTGAAGAAGTTTGCGCTTCAGAAATTCCTTTGGGAAGAGGTCTTATTCATTCGAGGCACGGCATTCTTCCTGCACCAGCACCAGCAACTTTGGAAATACTAAAAGGCCTTCCTGTAAAAGGAATTCCTGAAAAAAAAGAAACCGTTACTCCCACAGGGGCAGCACTTTTAAAAAATTTAGTAAAAGTCTTTGGCCCTTTCCCTGAAATGAGAATTTCAAAAGTAGGCTACGGCGCCGGACATCAAAAATTTGATACTTGTCCCAATATTTTGCGTCTTTTAGTTGGCAAAAAACGCACAACAGAAAACCTTAGCGGAGAAAAAGTGGTTGAGCTTGAAGCCAATATTGATGACAAGACACCAGAAGAACTTGCTTTCCTAGCAGAAAAACTCTTTGAAAAAGGAGCCCTTGATGTGGGATTTACGCCATTTTTCATGAAAAAAGGGCGTCCAGGGTTTAAGCTCTGCATTTTGGCCAAGCCCGAAAATACCAATCAACTTGTAAAAATTTTCTTTTCAGAAGAAGCCAGCCTTGGTGTCAGAATACGCGAGATCAAGCGTAAAACCTGCCCTCGGCAGATAAAAAAAATCAGTACTCCGTGGGGGGAGATAAGCGTAAAATTCGCAAAAGCTCCTTGTGATTCTTTTAAAATAGAATTCGAAGACTTAAAAAAACTTTCCGAACAAACCGGAATCCCCTTAATAAAGCTCAAGAAAAACATCGAAAGCTACCTAAAACAACATTATTACAAAGAACGGAACAACTATTAA
- the rlmD gene encoding 23S rRNA (uracil(1939)-C(5))-methyltransferase RlmD produces MRTKIFTIEKLVHGGEGLARLDNGQVVFVPDVIPGEKVKVKITQQMGDYALGKVIEILEPSPERKKPLCPYFAACGGCQLQHLPYKRQLEEKFAIFCETLERTGKLPAKELVTEIIPSPKEFHYRNRLNFHVHQEKGALGFLKRRSHDLVPVKRCLLARDEINEVVERLPEIPAWRRLHPYVKRVNLGLCLAERKVLMLFWTKVAPRKEDLAEIFEAIPALKAIFYWIRGRAPVGPYPPEAPHKGRRKMPVPSEIAGTEEDVFFYASAGVFVQANWEINLMMIDYLKKLASPSATEEILDVHCGIGNFLLPLAGKAKTGEGVDTDFRAIQDGKENAEIWGLSSVSFRVSSAIEALIDLFKEARTFPTVILDPPRGGCKEILRFLPDIAIDKLIYVSCDPPTLARDLRILIDLGFEVVSVKAFDMFPQTYHLESVSFLKRKN; encoded by the coding sequence ATGAGGACTAAAATTTTCACCATAGAAAAGCTGGTTCATGGTGGAGAGGGCCTGGCACGACTTGATAACGGCCAGGTGGTGTTTGTCCCTGACGTAATCCCAGGGGAAAAAGTAAAAGTAAAAATCACCCAGCAAATGGGTGATTATGCCCTGGGAAAGGTTATAGAAATCCTTGAGCCTTCTCCTGAACGGAAAAAACCTCTTTGCCCTTATTTTGCTGCCTGTGGAGGGTGCCAGCTCCAGCACCTACCCTATAAAAGACAACTTGAAGAAAAATTCGCCATCTTTTGTGAGACCCTTGAACGCACAGGAAAACTCCCGGCTAAAGAACTAGTAACAGAAATAATCCCGTCTCCGAAAGAGTTTCACTACCGCAATCGCCTAAACTTTCACGTGCATCAGGAAAAAGGGGCCTTGGGGTTTTTAAAAAGGCGTTCCCATGACCTAGTTCCTGTTAAGCGCTGCTTGCTTGCAAGGGATGAAATAAACGAAGTGGTAGAAAGACTCCCGGAAATCCCTGCCTGGCGAAGGCTTCATCCCTATGTAAAAAGGGTAAACCTTGGGCTTTGCCTTGCTGAAAGAAAAGTCCTCATGCTTTTTTGGACCAAAGTGGCCCCACGCAAGGAAGACCTGGCAGAAATTTTCGAAGCCATCCCTGCACTTAAAGCTATTTTTTATTGGATACGTGGACGGGCTCCGGTTGGCCCATATCCCCCAGAGGCCCCTCATAAAGGCCGCCGTAAAATGCCTGTGCCTTCTGAAATAGCAGGTACCGAAGAAGACGTGTTTTTTTACGCTTCTGCAGGGGTTTTTGTCCAGGCCAACTGGGAGATAAACCTGATGATGATCGACTATCTCAAAAAACTTGCGTCTCCTTCTGCCACAGAGGAAATACTCGATGTCCATTGCGGCATTGGCAACTTTCTCCTGCCCCTTGCAGGCAAGGCTAAGACCGGCGAAGGCGTTGATACTGACTTTAGAGCCATTCAAGACGGTAAGGAAAATGCCGAAATTTGGGGGCTTTCTTCGGTCAGTTTTAGAGTTTCTTCTGCCATTGAAGCCTTAATAGACCTTTTCAAAGAAGCGCGCACCTTCCCCACGGTAATCCTTGATCCGCCTCGAGGGGGTTGCAAAGAAATACTTCGGTTTCTGCCGGATATCGCTATTGACAAACTTATTTACGTTTCCTGCGACCCACCAACACTTGCAAGGGATCTCCGCATTTTGATTGATCTTGGCTTTGAAGTGGTCTCCGTTAAAGCTTTTGATATGTTTCCGCAAACTTATCACCTAGAAAGTGTTTCTTTTTTAAAGAGGAAAAACTAA